One Marinobacter panjinensis DNA segment encodes these proteins:
- a CDS encoding bifunctional diguanylate cyclase/phosphodiesterase has protein sequence MMKKKDLPLRKLLQPRYSWVAWLLLVACLAVTALLWQVSIRLVDDRTEARFKTQSLQLKTAIEERLLNYEQVLAGSAGLFAVAGDVTRGDWREYIDNVDINRYYPGIQGIGYVRKIGVRQMADHIASVRREGILNYLVTPLGTGPDYYPMVYLEPGTERNRKALGYDAFSDPVHRRAMMRARDHGEPKVTGKVVLVQEEVAEDQAGFLMYYPVYQGGDVPESRGERQMMLAGYVFSAFRMNHLLDGIVGLISPFLDVKIYDAGEISRDSLMYGSNLGSLDEDFSFEMSQTINHGGRDWLLQTRSTPAFDYLASDPRPPIVLGSGILISLLMFLFVLTMIRSRIMAQISAGRYRAITEGAANVTLVLERSGNPRYASPSSRDILGFDPEQVYRLDLDTLVHAEDRPQLKAGFDEAIKSPGKQMPVIRARIRDSEGQWRDMEGTYTAMLNVPGVDGVVLSLRDLTQLKAAQSELHRLAFYDPLTGLANRQLFKDRLSHVVRRSRRSEEPAALMFLDLDGFKRINDTLGHDSGDELLKQVSQWLTGCVREDDSVARLGGDEFVVLLSRISGPDAAGKVAETILRRLCQRIRLNDHEVGITVSIGITMIPHDSEDPGTLMKYADLAMYRAKELGRNTYQFFTPAMNIKAARRLLQQEELATALDGDRFVLHYQPKIDLVSDRVIGVEAFLRWHHPEKGLVSAQQFISLAEETGLIVRLGEMALRQACIQVQALERAGFESLKMAVNLSVRQLTDSGFLDMMRQVITETGVSPERLELEMPAELLNEDPRMLRELLTSLHDLGVCLILDDFGTGSCSLVALQQLPLDVIKIDHRFIRDIPYSVSATDVASAVIALARKLHLTVVAEGVETPQQLSFLKSAGCAQCQGNLFSYPLDEDALIGFLIRQYERPLTS, from the coding sequence ATGATGAAAAAAAAGGATCTACCCCTCCGGAAGCTGCTCCAGCCACGTTACTCATGGGTTGCCTGGTTATTGTTGGTCGCGTGCCTGGCCGTGACGGCATTGCTGTGGCAGGTCTCTATTCGCCTGGTTGATGATCGCACCGAAGCACGTTTCAAAACCCAGTCCCTGCAACTCAAAACCGCCATCGAAGAACGCCTGTTGAACTATGAACAGGTATTGGCGGGCAGTGCTGGCCTGTTCGCCGTTGCCGGTGACGTCACCAGGGGTGACTGGCGGGAATATATCGACAATGTGGATATCAACCGCTATTACCCGGGCATCCAGGGCATCGGTTATGTCCGGAAGATCGGTGTCCGCCAGATGGCCGACCACATAGCATCTGTCCGGCGTGAGGGGATTCTCAATTATCTGGTAACGCCGCTGGGCACCGGCCCGGATTACTACCCGATGGTGTATCTGGAGCCCGGTACTGAGCGAAACCGCAAGGCCCTGGGGTACGATGCGTTCAGCGATCCGGTGCACCGGCGTGCCATGATGCGCGCCAGGGATCACGGCGAACCCAAGGTGACCGGCAAGGTGGTGCTGGTACAGGAAGAGGTGGCCGAAGATCAGGCGGGCTTTCTGATGTACTACCCCGTCTATCAGGGGGGCGATGTGCCGGAGAGTCGCGGCGAGCGCCAGATGATGCTGGCGGGGTATGTCTTCAGTGCGTTCAGGATGAATCATCTGCTAGACGGTATCGTCGGCCTGATTTCTCCGTTTCTGGATGTGAAGATCTACGATGCGGGGGAGATCTCCCGGGACTCGCTGATGTATGGCTCCAATCTGGGCTCCCTGGACGAGGATTTCAGCTTTGAGATGAGCCAGACGATTAATCATGGTGGTCGGGACTGGCTGTTGCAGACCCGTTCTACGCCAGCCTTTGATTATCTGGCGTCTGACCCTCGCCCGCCTATTGTCCTCGGCTCCGGAATTCTCATCAGCTTGCTGATGTTCCTGTTTGTTCTTACCATGATTCGCAGCCGGATCATGGCGCAGATCAGCGCTGGTAGGTACCGGGCCATCACCGAAGGGGCCGCCAATGTGACTCTGGTTCTGGAGCGCTCCGGCAACCCCCGTTACGCGAGCCCGTCCAGCCGCGACATCCTTGGTTTTGACCCGGAACAGGTTTACCGCCTGGATCTCGACACCCTGGTTCACGCCGAAGACAGGCCTCAGTTAAAGGCCGGTTTTGACGAGGCGATCAAATCGCCCGGTAAACAGATGCCGGTTATCCGTGCCCGCATACGGGATTCGGAAGGGCAGTGGCGAGATATGGAAGGTACCTATACCGCCATGCTCAATGTGCCCGGGGTCGATGGTGTGGTGCTCAGTTTGCGAGACCTGACCCAGCTCAAGGCGGCCCAGTCGGAACTTCACCGGCTGGCGTTTTATGATCCGCTAACCGGCCTGGCCAACCGCCAGTTGTTCAAGGACCGCCTGAGCCACGTGGTGCGCAGAAGCCGCCGCAGCGAGGAGCCGGCTGCCCTGATGTTCCTGGATCTGGACGGCTTCAAGCGAATTAACGACACCCTGGGCCACGACTCTGGCGATGAGTTACTCAAACAGGTATCCCAGTGGCTTACCGGCTGCGTAAGGGAAGACGATTCGGTTGCAAGGCTGGGGGGTGACGAGTTTGTTGTGCTGTTGTCGCGCATCAGCGGCCCGGACGCCGCAGGTAAGGTTGCCGAAACCATACTCCGACGCCTGTGCCAGCGCATTCGCCTGAACGATCATGAAGTGGGTATCACCGTCAGTATCGGTATTACCATGATTCCCCACGACAGCGAAGACCCGGGCACGCTGATGAAATATGCGGACCTGGCCATGTATCGGGCCAAGGAGCTGGGGAGAAATACGTATCAGTTCTTCACCCCCGCGATGAACATCAAGGCAGCCCGGCGTCTGTTGCAGCAGGAGGAGCTGGCGACGGCACTGGATGGCGACCGCTTTGTTCTGCATTACCAGCCCAAGATTGATCTGGTGAGCGATCGGGTCATCGGAGTTGAGGCGTTCCTGCGGTGGCATCACCCGGAGAAAGGGCTGGTCAGCGCCCAGCAGTTTATCTCCCTGGCGGAGGAAACCGGGCTGATTGTCAGGCTCGGTGAGATGGCATTGCGACAGGCGTGCATCCAGGTGCAGGCGCTTGAGCGTGCCGGGTTCGAGTCACTGAAAATGGCGGTTAACCTGTCCGTGCGTCAGCTGACGGATTCCGGCTTCCTGGACATGATGCGCCAGGTGATCACCGAGACCGGCGTGTCGCCGGAGCGTCTGGAGCTGGAAATGCCGGCGGAACTGCTGAATGAGGACCCGCGGATGCTCAGGGAGCTGCTGACATCTCTCCACGATTTGGGCGTTTGCCTGATTCTGGATGATTTCGGCACAGGCTCCTGTTCGCTGGTTGCCCTTCAGCAGCTGCCGCTGGATGTGATCAAGATTGACCACCGGTTTATTCGCGACATTCCCTACAGCGTCAGCGCCACGGACGTGGCGTCGGCGGTTATTGCGCTGGCCAGAAAATTACACCTCACCGTGGTCGCCGAAGGAGTGGAAACGCCGCAGCAGTTGAGTTTCCTCAAAAGCGCCGGCTGCGCCCAGTGCCAGGGCAACCTGTTCAGCTATCCGCTGGATGAGGATGCCCTCATTGGCTTCTTGATTCGGCAATATGAGCGGCCGCTGACGTCCTGA
- a CDS encoding DegQ family serine endoprotease: MLKVKNDRDMSFWLGGRSLTTVGLYLLCLLVPLSLAQSVAASSLPDFTELVEENSSAVVNISTTTEPKSGGNRPHGLPFDERQLEQLPDFFRDFFGGPQSPFGGNPGGSAPRQSMGSGFIVSSDGYVLTNNHVVEGADEIIVRLNDRRELPAKLVGTDPRSDMAVLKIENGDDLPVVRVGSSKDLKVGEWVLAIGSPFGFDYTVTAGIVSALGRSLPSENYVPFIQTDVAINPGNSGGPLFNLDGEVVGINSQIYTRSGGFMGVSFAIPIDDAMNVFRQIRDDGSVSRGWLGVLIQEVNRDLAESFGLKRPRGALVAEVMSGSPAEKAGLRAGDIVLEYDGEDVTLSSDLPPMVGRTPIGETASLEVMREGKQITLDVEIGKLPEEGQERASAPATGKNGPSSAPLGMTVEPLPEDVRDALGVPGGVLVSDIAQGPAMNAGIRPNDVITELNRRSVSSVEDFREAVASLPEDSAVSVRVVRQGRAIYLVMKP, from the coding sequence ATGCTCAAAGTAAAGAATGACCGTGACATGTCGTTCTGGCTCGGGGGCCGGAGTTTGACAACGGTCGGTTTGTACCTTCTTTGCCTGCTGGTGCCTTTGTCGCTGGCTCAGTCGGTAGCGGCTAGCAGCTTGCCGGATTTCACTGAGCTGGTGGAAGAGAACTCCTCTGCGGTGGTCAACATCAGTACCACAACTGAACCGAAGTCCGGGGGCAACCGGCCCCATGGGCTTCCGTTCGATGAACGCCAGCTTGAACAACTGCCTGACTTCTTCCGGGATTTCTTCGGTGGCCCCCAGTCGCCTTTCGGGGGAAACCCGGGTGGATCCGCCCCTCGCCAGTCCATGGGTTCAGGCTTTATTGTCTCCAGCGATGGCTATGTATTGACCAACAACCACGTTGTGGAAGGCGCGGATGAGATCATTGTGCGCCTGAACGACCGCCGTGAGTTGCCGGCCAAGCTGGTGGGCACTGATCCCCGTTCAGACATGGCGGTGCTGAAGATTGAAAACGGAGACGACCTGCCCGTCGTTCGGGTGGGAAGCTCAAAGGACCTGAAAGTGGGCGAATGGGTGTTGGCGATCGGCTCCCCCTTTGGCTTTGATTATACGGTAACAGCCGGCATCGTCAGTGCCCTTGGCCGGTCGCTGCCGTCTGAAAACTATGTGCCCTTTATCCAGACCGATGTGGCTATCAACCCCGGGAACTCCGGGGGGCCTCTGTTCAACCTGGACGGCGAGGTTGTTGGCATCAATTCGCAGATCTACACCCGCTCCGGCGGCTTTATGGGGGTCTCGTTTGCCATTCCCATTGACGATGCCATGAATGTGTTCCGGCAGATCAGGGACGATGGTTCGGTTTCCCGTGGCTGGCTTGGCGTACTAATCCAGGAAGTGAACCGCGATCTGGCGGAGTCCTTCGGCCTGAAACGTCCGCGAGGTGCCCTGGTTGCAGAGGTTATGTCAGGTTCACCCGCAGAAAAGGCTGGTTTGAGGGCCGGTGATATCGTCCTTGAGTACGACGGCGAGGACGTAACCCTGTCTTCCGATTTGCCGCCCATGGTGGGTCGCACTCCTATTGGCGAGACTGCCTCCCTGGAAGTGATGCGGGAAGGCAAACAGATCACTCTGGACGTTGAAATCGGTAAGCTGCCGGAAGAAGGCCAGGAGCGTGCTTCCGCCCCGGCAACTGGAAAAAACGGACCGTCATCCGCGCCACTGGGCATGACGGTTGAGCCGTTGCCGGAGGATGTCAGGGACGCACTGGGGGTTCCCGGTGGTGTGCTGGTGTCAGACATCGCCCAGGGGCCCGCAATGAATGCCGGAATTCGCCCCAATGATGTGATTACCGAGCTCAACCGCCGTTCGGTCAGCTCCGTGGAGGACTTCCGGGAAGCTGTTGCGTCCCTGCCGGAAGACAGCGCGGTATCGGTGCGGGTTGTACGCCAGGGTCGTGCGATTTACCTGGTCATGAAGCCCTGA
- a CDS encoding DUF4845 domain-containing protein — protein sequence MKKNSLSSMRKQSGASALVIMIMVLFFGGLLTLVIKLGPAYLDDITIQEALESLDGTEDLSTMGPAQVRSLINKRLSVNNVRGFDAKNITVEKNGEFVVINVDYEVRNNLFRNVDTVIHFQHEYEMTGK from the coding sequence ATGAAGAAAAACAGTCTCTCATCCATGCGAAAGCAGTCCGGTGCTTCGGCACTGGTGATCATGATCATGGTGCTCTTTTTCGGCGGTCTGCTTACACTGGTGATCAAGCTGGGGCCGGCTTACCTGGATGACATTACCATTCAGGAAGCACTGGAAAGTCTTGATGGGACCGAGGACCTCTCCACTATGGGGCCTGCCCAGGTAAGAAGTCTTATCAACAAGCGTTTGAGCGTCAACAATGTAAGAGGTTTTGACGCCAAGAACATCACCGTTGAGAAAAACGGCGAGTTTGTGGTGATCAATGTGGATTATGAAGTCCGCAACAACCTCTTCCGTAACGTGGATACAGTTATCCACTTTCAACACGAGTACGAGATGACGGGCAAGTGA
- the lepA gene encoding translation elongation factor 4 — protein MTELSRIRNFSIIAHIDHGKSTLADRFIQICGGLTEREMAEQVLDSMDLERERGITIKAQSVTLNYTARDGQEYKLNFIDTPGHVDFSYEVSRSLYACEGALLVVDAGQGVEAQSVANCYTAIEQGLEVVPVLNKMDLPQAEPERVAQEIEDIIGIAATEAVRCSAKSGIGVEDVLEDLIAKIPPPKGDRSAPLQALIIDSWFDNYLGVVSLVRVTEGTLKKGDKIVLKSTGKAWNADKVGIFNPKPKDTDILEAGDVGFVVAGIKDIHGAPVGDTIVQQKGSDDIPMLPGFKKVKPQVYAGLFPVSADDYNDFRDALEKLTLNDASLFFEPESSDALGFGFRCGFLGMLHMEIVQERLEREYDIDLITTAPTVIYEVVTKQGETLSVDNPSSLPDIGSIEEMREPIVEASILVPQEHLGNVIKLCEEKRGIQKNMHFMSTQVQVTYELPMAEVVLDFFDRIKSASRGFASLDYHFVRFQTANLVRLDVLINAERVDALALIVHKDQAHYKGRALVEKMKELIPRQMFDIAIQAAIGNQVVSRVTVKALRKNVTAKCYGGDVSRKKKLLQKQKEGKKRMKQLGNVEVPQEAFLAVLKVDN, from the coding sequence GTGACTGAACTGAGCCGAATCCGAAATTTTTCGATCATCGCCCATATTGACCACGGTAAATCCACGCTGGCAGACCGTTTTATCCAGATCTGCGGCGGCCTCACGGAACGTGAAATGGCCGAGCAAGTGCTTGATTCCATGGATCTTGAGCGTGAGCGCGGCATCACCATCAAGGCCCAGAGCGTGACACTCAATTACACGGCCCGGGATGGTCAGGAATACAAACTGAACTTTATCGATACCCCCGGCCACGTGGACTTCTCCTACGAAGTGTCGCGGTCGCTCTATGCCTGCGAGGGTGCCCTTCTGGTGGTGGATGCGGGCCAGGGTGTCGAGGCGCAGTCCGTGGCCAACTGCTATACCGCCATCGAGCAGGGCCTGGAAGTGGTGCCGGTGCTGAACAAAATGGACCTCCCGCAGGCTGAGCCGGAACGGGTCGCCCAGGAAATCGAGGACATCATCGGTATTGCCGCCACCGAGGCGGTCCGCTGCAGTGCCAAGAGCGGCATTGGTGTGGAAGACGTTCTGGAAGACCTGATTGCCAAGATTCCGCCACCGAAGGGCGACCGCAGTGCGCCGTTGCAGGCGCTGATTATAGACTCCTGGTTTGATAACTACCTGGGTGTGGTTTCCCTGGTTCGGGTGACCGAAGGCACTCTGAAAAAGGGCGACAAGATTGTCCTGAAGTCCACCGGCAAGGCCTGGAATGCCGACAAGGTGGGCATTTTTAACCCCAAGCCCAAGGATACGGATATTCTGGAAGCCGGGGACGTCGGCTTTGTGGTCGCCGGGATCAAGGACATTCATGGTGCGCCGGTAGGCGACACCATTGTGCAGCAGAAAGGGTCGGACGATATCCCGATGTTGCCCGGTTTCAAGAAAGTGAAGCCCCAGGTTTACGCCGGGTTGTTTCCGGTCAGCGCGGACGACTACAACGATTTCCGTGATGCGCTGGAAAAACTGACGCTGAACGATGCCTCGCTGTTTTTCGAGCCTGAAAGCTCGGATGCCCTTGGCTTCGGTTTCCGTTGTGGCTTCCTCGGCATGCTCCACATGGAGATTGTCCAGGAGCGTCTGGAGCGTGAATACGACATAGACCTGATTACCACGGCGCCGACGGTAATCTATGAAGTTGTTACCAAACAGGGTGAGACCCTGTCGGTAGACAATCCCTCCAGCCTGCCGGATATTGGTTCCATTGAGGAAATGCGCGAGCCGATTGTGGAAGCCAGCATTCTGGTGCCTCAGGAACACTTGGGTAATGTCATCAAACTGTGTGAGGAAAAACGCGGCATCCAGAAAAACATGCACTTCATGTCTACCCAGGTGCAGGTGACCTATGAGTTGCCGATGGCGGAAGTGGTTCTCGACTTTTTCGACCGCATCAAGTCGGCCAGTCGCGGCTTTGCCTCACTCGATTACCACTTTGTGCGTTTCCAGACCGCCAACCTGGTGAGACTGGACGTGCTGATCAACGCCGAGCGCGTGGATGCTCTGGCGCTGATTGTCCACAAGGACCAGGCCCACTATAAGGGTCGCGCCCTGGTCGAGAAAATGAAAGAGCTGATTCCCCGGCAGATGTTTGATATTGCCATTCAGGCCGCGATCGGCAATCAGGTGGTCTCCAGGGTAACCGTCAAGGCGCTGCGCAAGAACGTAACGGCCAAGTGTTACGGTGGTGACGTCAGCCGGAAGAAGAAACTGCTGCAGAAGCAGAAAGAAGGTAAAAAACGCATGAAGCAGCTGGGTAATGTTGAGGTGCCTCAGGAAGCGTTCCTTGCCGTACTGAAAGTGGATAACTAA
- the lepB gene encoding signal peptidase I — MDIDFPLVLVVLTFVTGLIWLLDILFLRKRRLAAAGMAPGEGRAEEEPKEPYLVDLSRSFFPVLAVVLVLRSFLVEPFQIPSGSMLPTLEVGDFILVNKYAYGLRLPVAGTKILEVDDPERGDVIVFRYPEDGSTNYIKRVVGMPGDRIRYQDRELFINGEKVETRFVARLPPVELWRETLGDTQHDVFLTLGRTGRSGEGEWLVPEGEYFVMGDNRDNSNDSRYWGTVPDELVVGKAFAIWMHWQSLTSLPSFDRVGGIE, encoded by the coding sequence ATGGATATTGATTTTCCCCTGGTTCTGGTAGTTCTGACGTTTGTAACGGGGCTGATCTGGCTGTTGGACATACTCTTCCTGCGCAAGCGCCGGCTGGCAGCGGCAGGAATGGCGCCAGGTGAAGGCCGGGCAGAGGAAGAGCCTAAAGAGCCCTATCTTGTGGATCTCAGCCGCTCCTTCTTTCCGGTGCTGGCTGTAGTGCTTGTTTTGCGCTCGTTCCTGGTGGAGCCGTTCCAGATTCCTTCGGGTTCCATGCTGCCCACCCTGGAGGTGGGAGACTTTATCCTGGTGAACAAATACGCCTATGGACTGCGGTTGCCCGTGGCAGGCACGAAGATACTGGAAGTGGACGACCCCGAGCGCGGTGATGTCATCGTATTCCGGTATCCGGAAGATGGCAGTACCAATTACATCAAGCGGGTTGTTGGTATGCCCGGTGATCGCATTCGCTACCAGGACCGTGAGCTGTTCATCAACGGTGAAAAAGTTGAGACCCGCTTCGTGGCGCGATTGCCACCCGTGGAGTTATGGCGCGAAACGCTCGGCGATACCCAGCACGATGTGTTCCTGACTCTGGGGCGAACAGGGCGTTCCGGAGAAGGCGAGTGGCTGGTGCCGGAAGGCGAGTACTTCGTGATGGGTGACAACCGGGATAACAGTAATGACAGTCGCTATTGGGGCACGGTTCCTGATGAGCTGGTTGTGGGTAAGGCATTTGCGATCTGGATGCACTGGCAATCGCTGACCAGTCTGCCATCCTTTGATCGTGTGGGCGGCATAGAATAA